The nucleotide window TtagtagcattaaggctcggaaaccttatattagttgtcgtggaagtttttactccgaaactaatctattCTCCTTCATCTTTGAATGTCGAATGCAAACATGCAAAAACCCGACTTCACTAATCCAGATTCAAATGACATTTGTTATCACCGATGGGTGAATAACGTCAAGAATCACCTCACTACTAatgagattctgtggactagaGCTCACAGAATATGAATTAATTGAGAAATCCTCtcaaccttccccgtctcagcattATTGGTTGCAAAGCAATATAGGCTTGTGTGCAATGCTAGATGGattacgaggtttcatcaaATTATGTCATATACTGAGTAAGTTGACAACATACTCGTGAAAACCATAATTCAAAGGcccgttggaactaagagcgttcacgagGCGAATTATAGCGCACCTAAAGAatggcgcaaggagcggaaccctaaagtTAGGGGACAACAAAATGGACGTGTGGGTCCATACAACCGCCccacaaaggaaggaaaaccgCGAGATACATAGACACGTGGCAACATTGGCCAACGTGGGATCCATGGAGGATGTCCAAATGCACAAGGTGCATCTCAATTAATGGGTGAGGTAATGCTATAGATGTGGATCTtcagagcattggtttaagcgctAGAATGTGAGTGAAAAAACAAAGCTGCACAATACTAGGTATATAAAAGATATGAGAGAGCATGAGGCTCATCTCGCAGCTGAAGGAGATGATGGAGATGACAATGACGTCAATCTCATCATTatggacttcaaatctgacgaggaaaacaacaatgttgatgccgcagattttgattaaatagtctttcattttccaagaattatgtaatggcaattgtgccttagtcaataaatgacaattgtattaactctttcttatgttgctgacccaataaaatgtgatgtctagaaaagtcattgagcttattggtacttaagagagcctcgctccaccaacatctctctctactttcctggtcatatttgattggagctACCAAACAGATAGAgtactacaatgtgtcttagtttgattttattttggattagattttggaaactttgatgtaatcattggctattaataaagtgtcaattcttttacttaatgtcttggacataccttaatttgaactttattatataagagccaatggttttcatgtggaaacacattatgagaatggacagagttcctttgcatcacctctaatgactacggacataaacgagtattagagaaacttatgtgtcgctctagtgggttgtatgcaaccactatttgagttattgaatccaaccatgtcatgagagacgacttatgggattctgacacatataggctttaacatgatgatccgtgtattaaagactttacacggacatccattttcagaacgaagaaaagtaagaaccaagaattggttcgaggagctgcacatgcgcctcatggcgccatgattgtgcaaagaccggccatacatggccggcaccgcctaccccctgcggcaaatacatggcattgacgccataaactcctctctctacttctcaagtctattgtgacattatggcttaaccaaaacctttattggttgattataaggcccatgtttcattctgtaaagcctgttatttaggattgagaccatcctatgcaaaggagattggggaaataattccattctcacaaagaatctagctaagggaattctgtggatttgatcaaccaacttgcggaccgtatagatgttttatggtgttggttgatacgcaaacacgctggtcccGTGTTGTGCCCttatccactcataatgctgcttatactatactcctagcacataacatatggctacgggctcactacccagatcatcccatccagtcaatttgacttgataatgctagagagtttacatcgacaatttcgatgactattgcatatcattgggtattgatattaaGTATCATatccccatgtacacacccaattggtctggcggaaaagccaccattaaactactacgatggtagcccggacattggtaatgcgcaccaatatttccgcttgggttatgcaatatcgcatgcagctatgctaattcgtctacgactcatagcagccactcaacttttatttgcgttacagctagtgactgggttcgagtctaatatctcgtatttatgcatatttgagtgtgcggttcatgtgccaattgcgctgccacaacgcatcaacatgagtcattgtaacgaatgcatatatatatttgttggacatgagtctccaactataagtccgctatgtagaacccttgacaggcgatctctatttcgctggatttgtgaattgtcactttgatgagacagtcttcccgtcgttaggggagaatagaacgtcaatgttcaacaggaacgacaggaattgtcgtggtctgtccccactatgtctcatcttgatcccctaaaagtgacgagatcacatatacctgctgcaaacatgcctgcaaggattgatgtccccacaagaggacatggtgccacccagagaaaatgggtactgcaccactaccatggatggtagtatggtgacgccacaaaggtggcataatggcgtcataggccatgggttccgctagagagagtaggaaactcataggttcgatggattctcaccttaagaagagagcgagtttggcacaacttgatccattgatcattgatactcaaaatccgtctcatgagaatattttggattgtggttatgtccaagagacatcgttgggggatgcctcaatgttagaaccaattcctgaaaatatagagatctctacgaactacactagtgtacatgaggacgtggaattattgagaccaatgacatcgaaccttactccgttaaagaatgccaacgtagagaaaattggcttaaatggaaagatgcgatccagattgaattggattcactaacgaagatgaaggatttcgggcctgagatgccaacacctcctaacataaaacctattgacattaataggtcttcgttagatagcatgatgagaaaaagagatggtaatctcgccttatggcgcaaggtttctcacaacgccctggaatcgactacgagaagacacattctctcgtaatggatgtcattgcactccactaccttgtcagtttggtagtttccaaataactgaacatgcagcttacaaatgtggtcactacgtatctctatggggatctagatacagaatataatgaaggttcttgtggacttcatttacccaagtcaagtggctctagaccacggagcgtatttgcatcgaggttgaaatgctcactaaaatgactacttgattgggaaaggatatgatgaactttgcccacgcgtttctatgacaagttccggatttgcaattatgttgataaacataattggaacccttgagagttaagggaaaccgctgaacacctgaaatccgagtttgagaggaatgaccttgggagaacacggttttgtctaaattcagaacttgtataccgtgtcaagagacatttttgataaagtcaaaaatgcactcccatggtcgtctgtagtcttggccctaaaagggatccgtttcgtcccagggatgatgacgaagacgtgttaatagcagcagtgcttacttatgtacaataggcgcattattgtacttagcacaatacaagactggatacctcaattattatgaacttgttggctagacatagccccgcgccaacgcaacgccattagattggtataaagacaatctttcgatatttgagaggtacgattgatatgggcttgttctatccctacagagaaaagaaatgacggaagtatgggatcggatcccacaaggcaaaatgccaccttccgtgctcctcctcccctctatcaaaatgacaacatgcacttctaaatactgaagtgaaccaaatccgatcagaggataatgtagcggacttatttactaagtcgttaccaaaatccaccttcgagaaacatgtgaagagcatcggattgagaaagttatccgaactcccatgattgtagcaatcagggggagatattgacatcagggggaggcatgatgtctacatgttcgatctcgaagagtgaaggacgtgttgtgctctttttgtccttcgaccagggttatttttgtcccacagggtttttgttacctggcaaggtttttaatgaggcaacaattaaagcgtcatcaccaagtttgagcggcacaagggggagtgttgaaggatatcgacataatgtgtgcctctacaaactagggtttagagttgttataggaatgtgttctaggtattcaattgtaatcagattctattacctttttgggtaccttgtaactccctatttaaagggctcctattatcaatgataatacacaattctattctcctacaacatttTAAACAAATAAGCAAGAAAAATATAGAATCATGATTCTATTACGACCTGCGGCTACCTCCTCATCTTCTACACAAACCCAGCCATTCTTCCCTTTTCCAAAGAATCTATCAACTCAAAATCTCACATATATATCTCTTCATGACAAACAACCATTACCAGAATTGAGTTATCAAGAACTAAATACATTTGAACAAAGACATTTAAGGGCCCGTTTGGATATAAGGATTTGGGAgagtggatttggatttggaaccTCCAAATCCAAAATCTGTCTGTTTGGCTTTCTATTTTGTGGTgaatttggatttcaaatcaACTCATTAAAATCCACACCATAATTTCCTTAAGAATTTGAAATAACTATGGATAGGTAGTTATTTGAAATCATCTCCATCTTTCACGTGCTTCTCTgactctcctctctcctcctcaccaattttctctctcctctcctctcctctcctctcctgatgactctctctctcctcctgacgactttctctctcctttcttgATGACTTTCTCTCTCATATCTCCTTCAAGCTTTCAGTCTCTTCCTTCAGATTGGATCTGGATTTATGATCGTTGTCTACCatctctattcttcttcttcttcttccctctcgaAAACATTGTGCTTCAAATTCTCTGGTTCTCTTCTAGTGTCCAGATGGATCCTCCTCACCTTTGCCGTCCTCGTCTTCATCGTCCGGTTCGCTTACGTCATCACCCTCGCCGGCGAGTCTTGGTGGCTACAACGACTTCGATCTACTTCTTGACGAAGGCACAGTGAATCAGTTATTCGTCGGTATGATTGAAGAAGAACAAAAGTTAGATCAAGGAAATCTTTGATTCAAATCTATCTATCAATTAAAATTTCCAAACAAGCAGATTTTAAATTCTTAGATTTGAAATTTACATATTTAAAATCTTcagatttgaaattcaaataaaaatcaaaattcctaatccaaacgGGCCCTAGAGAATTTAAGAGTTATGTGCTTGATTTATCCCATGATAAAGCAACAGTGTTTGCGAATTGATTAGTTGTTTTTTGATTGAAAATCATCAATCTATGGTTctgtttggttttggtttaagGAAATCTGTGCCAGTCCAATTAATTTGCATTAGAATcaaatggatttggatttggttttggaatGAAACCACGACCTGgactggaaattattctatgcaccgacggtgtaagtgacccaatacttataaaataatctcaacccttgatatttattatcaactttatttttaataaacaaaaagtgtatttaatgcaatctaaccattcatttatgttggtacAAGTGTACGGCGAGGAGAAGATGAAGCCCAAGTtagcaaaaacaaacaatttcactaGGGGCCACTGCCCCCACTAGCCCCGACATGCGTCCGCCAGTTGGCATATATGATTTTCTTTGCTATCCTTTTCTTAACAATTAGCAAACAAATAAGGATTGATATCCAGTCTTTTCTCAAAGGAGAGTCTTTGTCGATATAGTCAGAGAAATTAAACAGATGAGAATTACTAAACATTTAACAATAATCTCGTCAGTCTTTTCTTAAGAGTCTTTCCTAATCACACTGGGATTAAAACATTGTAAAGGCATTAAAACATTATATTGGCAGGTGGGAATACTTATTCATTTAACAAGCATCTTGTcctgatcacaaaaaaaaataaaaaataaaaaataaaaattctttcAGTCTTTTCTTAAGTAGTCTTTCTTAATCAAACTGATTAAAACATTATATTAGCCAATACTCACAAATAGGCAGGTGAGAATAGAAATAATAGAATAGTCAAGCTTGTCCTCCTGTTTTGTTGCTCTCAATTTTTGACTTCTTTGCTGCACAAACTATACTTGCCTGGGTTTAATTCTAATTTCGTTGTCAGGACTCATGGTTTAGATGGTGATTGTCACAAGACTCGCAAATTTTCCTTCTGATATACAATCAAACTTTAGAATCAACAAGACAATAGCGTAAAAGTCCAATGATAGTTGGTCCCAACAGAAAGCTCAATACAAGAACTTCTCATAAGGCGGCTTTTGATGCACAGTTTCAAAAACTAAATTTGCAACTTTATATCAAAGAGCAATGGTGTGTCAAACTTGTGTTCCTTACTTGATGCATTGAAATGTAAAAATTTATGAAAATGAAGGAGCCTTGATTCATTAATATTACTTCAGAACTTCACTTACAAGTAACAACACTAATATAATAACATCACACCCAAAATGAATATTTAGTTTAGTCAGCAGATTGTAGCTTAATATCAGCAGCGCCTCCACTAAAATAAACCAATTTCGCCCATGTTACTCTTTTcagaatccaaaacaaactCGCCACTTGGGGAGTACAGCAACCAAGTGTGGTCCACTTCCAAGCTTGCTTCCATAGAGTACATCATCTACATAGAGTAGCCGGTCTAAAAGGAGATCACAAAACACAAATTATAAAAAAGAGCAATTGGACTTGTGAATGACTGTTAGAACTTGATAAAATTGTAGTCATCAGTTCATGTTTCCTTAAACAATTAACAAAGTATGTTGATCAATGATCACCTTACCATGCTATGAAACTATGTCCCTCGACGATACTCCAATTGCTTTGTATTCTCCAGTAATATCTGTCATAAGCACTCAATAAGCAGTGTTCATCCACATGACAATGGATAACTTAgtcatttggaaagaaaaaaataatgaaaaccACTTACTTCTCTAATGTAATCTGCAACTGCCTTGCAGCCTTCGATTGCAAGTTGCATTACATTTTCAAAAGTATCCAACGACAACTTAGCATCCATCTGCATTGGATAATATCACAAATGAGTGGTTTACAGCAGGAAGGCACTGAATGAGGTGCCCAAGACGTTAACTAATACAGTAATTGTAACTTAAAGTTGGGAAGagaaaatcagacaacagattatgATTTTGGGAACCTGAAGAAGAGTCACTTTATCCAACTTCGGCATAATTCCTAAAGTGACATCAGCACCTCCAGCACTATCTTCTATATAGTTTAAATCTGTGTAGACAATAAAAATAAGGTCTTATAAATCTGTAGTGTCATACTAGTATGAAGGCATTACAGGGACCCCAACAAAATATATTCTcaataaaatagaaatttaagtAAATATTACCAAGTAGAGGTGTGCTGTTAAGGTACCCAGCACTGCAGGAAGTAACAAGATCCCGCATTGGAATTCCAGCGTCTGCAAGGGCCAGGGTTGCAGCATTGATACATGCAGATCTAGTTCctgacaaaacaaaaaatgcagaaaaatCAATTAAATGATGTAACTCACAGATAGATCTTCTCATTCTTAATCAAACCAGTGAGCAGCCTCTTCAAATCCAGTAGCATTTTTTAGTAATTAAATTCAAAGTGACACACAGGACATGCGGGGAACAGTCCCATTTGTTTACAGTGcaaaaacaacaataacaatCGGTCAACTCTCAGCACAGTTTGACCCTTAACAAGAATGGCCTTAAACAGAAGTACTCTTCTTCAAATCCAGTAGCATTTTCTAGTAATTAAATTCAAAAAGATACACAGAAAGTTCTTTGGGTACAATCCCATTTGAATACAATGcaaaaacaacaataacaatTGGTCAACTCTCAGCATACTTTGACCCTTAAGTCCTTAACAACAAGAACTGCCTTAAACAGAAGCACTACAATGCAAACTAGTGAACAGCTTGCTGATAACTGGTTCATAAGAAGGCCTCTTTTTCTCAACGAGTAAGCCTGAATCTACTAAATATTGGATAACAGAGGATCAGGCATGCAtacacagaaagaaaaagagcagCCTATATAATCTGAATGTACATTTTATCAATAGGACTTAGCACTGCATAGAAGCATTGATTTTTACCTCCATCTGCTTGGAGAACTTGCACAAAAATGTCTATCTGCCACAAACATATATAAGGTACAGGGCTTCAGACAAGAACAAACTACAAAGTCAAGCAGGAAAAGTTCCCAATATAATACAACTGAAGCTGAGACAAACCTGAGACCGAGGCATTAAATTTGTCAAAATGCATTCTTCCATGGTTTGGCGAATAACTAGAGATATCTCTGTGGATCTCCTGAGAGCATCAAGGACGCATATATtagttataattattaatttagtAATGGATACAACACAGTTATGCTAAACTTAAATAGAAAATCATCTAAAGCGCATATGGTTGGAGACTGAACCTATCACCCTTCGGTTTTCTCATCCGATCTCCGGTACTAAAATTTGCCATGGTGTATTCACATCGCACCTATATTTATTAACAATTATAGAGAGCAATATACTTAGAGAGATAATATATGCCTCTTAATTTAACATACTCAAGCATCACATATATAAGTTTAGTATAGTTTAGTTTAATAGACAGTGGTCTAGACAAAATAGATTACCAATGCATTGGCATTCAGTTGTTGGCTCCTATTTTGGACCTGAAAGACAAAGTAAATTATAAATAGCTTCAATGTATATTCAACTGAAATGTGATAATAATTTGATGGTATAAATAATGAGTGTGCATGTTAGCTATAACTTTAGCTCATAACTAAACTACAGCATtagaaaaacccaaaaacaaaaaaaacaaaaaaacaaaaagttgttCAACCTCTCTAGGGCCATATACGGCAGCAACAACTTTGGTGTTGCCCATCTCAAACATAGCAGAACTGAAATTTGATTGCAAGATGAATTAATAACAACAGAAAGGGAAGTTATAAAAACAGGAAGCAAAGGTTAGTAGTTAGAACCCGTCAGCTTTGGCTACAACACCAATCTCTGCTCGAATTTGCCTCATCTGGGATCAAATGGGAAGAGAAGATTAATCAACtcatcaataaatcaaaacacagataaaatttaacataaaagaaaatcaaaagataGACAAATACTTCCATGGGACGGCGACCATCTAAACGAAGACCTTCAGGGCTGACGAACTCCATCTGTTGGAATATCATAACAACAGTATTACAAAACTAGAACTAAAAGGGGTTAACAGTAGAAAAGCCAATCATCATCCAAGATATAATATCAGAAAACCAAACCGCAAACTTTGATAATTAATCCACAATGGCTTCATTACAGCAAGAACATCCTAGTTTACTAATAGTTTCTAAGGTCATGCATTACAACTCTAGAAAATCCGTTCAAAGGTCAAATTCAAATGAAGTTAATGTGGAGAACTACATGCATTAGTTCATCTTGCACCAAAGTTTCTGACCATGCAAAATTTATTCCCAAACAAACCTTTGTTTCTTATGAACGAAATATGCCAGTATAGGAAACATATCCCCATAACTCAT belongs to Rosa chinensis cultivar Old Blush chromosome 4, RchiOBHm-V2, whole genome shotgun sequence and includes:
- the LOC112198047 gene encoding exosome complex component RRP41 homolog, which produces MEFVSPEGLRLDGRRPMEMRQIRAEIGVVAKADGSAMFEMGNTKVVAAVYGPREVQNRSQQLNANALVRCEYTMANFSTGDRMRKPKGDRRSTEISLVIRQTMEECILTNLMPRSQIDIFVQVLQADGGTRSACINAATLALADAGIPMRDLVTSCSAGYLNSTPLLDLNYIEDSAGGADVTLGIMPKLDKVTLLQMDAKLSLDTFENVMQLAIEGCKAVADYIREILLENTKQLEYRRGT